The Bacillus sp. B-jedd sequence CAAAAAGACCAGAAGAGAAACACATGGATTATCTAGAAAGCAAGAGGCTTCTTAAAAGACTTTATCAGACTATTGAAGAAGGTGCAGCAACAATTGCAACTTATCTTCTTCTTTTGGGTCTAACATCTGGCATGCGTTTTGCGGAAATGGTGGGATTAACTCGAAACGATTTTGATTTTGATGATAATACAATTTCAATTACAAAGACATGGGGTTACACAAAAAAGATGCACGTTGGATGGGGACCAACAAAAAACGACCAATCAGTTCGCAAAATAAAAATGGATAGCAGGACGATGAGGGCTTTTAAAGCTCTGTTTGATTCCACTCCAGACAATATTACAAGATTGGTCTTTTATAGCCCTCAATCAAAGTACAGGGTTTTCAGTAATGGTGGAGCTAATAAGGCTCTTGTTGGGATCCTAAAGGAACTAAAAATCGAGCCGATCAATATACACGGCCTCAGACACACTCATGCAAGCGTATTGCTCTATAAGCGAGTATCTATCTACTATGTTGCCGAACGACTTGGACACGCTGATACAACGGTCACACAAAGCACATACGCACACATCGTAAAAGAACTAAGAAAAGAAGATGAACAAAAGACTGTGACTGTTTTTGAAAAGATGGTGGGATAGCTTGTGTAAAAAATGTGTAAAAATTTTTAAATACACATCCTTTCTTATCGCCTACCCTTCCTTCCCTCTTCAATAAAAAATGCTCTAAAACATTGAGTTAACAACATTTTAGAGCACTTCCCACATCAACCTACATAAACTCCGGTTGACCTACTGACGTCCCAGGAGAGATTCGAACTCCCGACCGTACGCTTAGAAGGCGTATGCTCTATCCGGCTGAGCTACTGGGACATAATAAGAATAAGAAATATACCTTGTTCTTAAGAACATTTCTTATTATAGTAGCCAAGCAATTACTTGTCAATCAAATAATTAGTTATTTAGTCAGGCAGCGGGCAAGCCCGCCGCCTCTCTCAACCCATTACAGTAAATACCCGCTGCAATTCAGGAATTTCGCCATTATCCAAATCGTATACCCGGACTTCCACCTCATCCGGGCCAAGCCCAATGATGAGATAGGTCCGTTCCCGCCGCCCTCTTGGCAGCCTGATGCTGCCTGGATTTAGGAATAGGATCCCTCCAGACATTTCAGCCCCGAGCAGATGCGAGTGGCCAAAGCAGGCAATGTCAGCACCGAGCTGTTCAGCTTTGTACTGTAGATTCATCAGTGTCGACTTGACAGAATAACGATGGCCATGGGTGACAAATATTTTTTTGCCGGCAATTTCAATTAGTTCATCATCCGGAAAGCCCGGATAAAAATCGCAATTTCCTCCGACCGGCACATAACCCTCAAGCGAGGCATCTTCCCTTGGCAATTCGGAGTCACCGCAGTGAATGAACAAACTGACTTCCGGATGCCTTTCCCGGATGTCCTGGAGCGGCTTCGTCAATCCGTGGCTGTCACTGGCGATAAGGATTCTTTTCATAGGCCCGCTCCCGCCCCTCCGGCATCAAGCAATGCTTCAAGCTTTTTAAGCGCATTTGCGCGGTGGCTGATGGCATTTTTTTCTTCCTTTTCAAGTTCCGCCATTGTCCGCCCAAGCTCGGGCACATAAAAGATCGGGTCATAGCCAAAGCCATTTGTACCCCGGCGTTCAGGCAAAATAATTCCTTCACATGAACCTTCGACAATGATTGTTTCCTTACCTGGAACGGCCATTGCTAAAGCGCAATGAAATTTCGCGGTCCGTTCCTCGTCCGGCGTATCCAGCAATTCCGCAAGCACTTTATCAATATTTGCTTCATCGTCTTTCTGCTCACCGGCATAGCGCGCCGAATAGATGCCCGGCCTGCCCTCGAGCGCATCGACAGCCAGGCCTGAATCATCCCCTATAACCGCTGTCCCAAGTTTGCGGGAAATCTCTTCCGCCTTTAAAACCGCGTTTTCCGCAAAGCTTGTCCCCGTTTCCTCCACGTCTGGTGCGCCAGGAAAATCGAGCAGCGTCAGTACCTTTATGCCTCTTTTGGCAAAAATGGCTTCAAACTCTTTTGCTTTTCCTCGATTCTTTGTCGCGATTAGTACTTCCTTCAAGGTTTTCCGCCTCCCTTCGGCTAGTTCCTCCGTTTGGCCTCTATTTTACCTGAAATAACTTCTCCAAGCGCGTTTTTTTGCTTTTCAAAAAGTTCAACAAGTCCGACCTCTGCCGCTTCAAGCATCTGAGCAAGCTGGCTTCTTGAGAATGTCGATTCTTCCCCCGTGCCCTGCAGTTCGACGAATTCACCATTGCCGGTCATGACGACATTCATATCGACCGCCGCACTTGAATCCTCAACATAATTTAAGTCGAGGACCGCCTGCCCATCTCCCAGGATGCCGACACTAGTGGCCGCAAGGAAATCCGTTACCGGAAAAGAGGACATTGCCTTTTTCTCAACAAGACCGTTCAACGCGAGGGCCATAGCCACGAATGCCCCAGTAATGGAAGCGGTTCTTGTGCCCCCGTCCGCCTGGATGACATCACAGTCGATCCATACGGTCCGTTCGCCGATCGCTTCGAGATTGACGACTGCGCGCAAGGCCCTGCCGATCAGCCTTTGGATTTCCATCGTCCGGCCTGAAACCTTCCCCTTGGAGGATTCCCTGATGTTCCGCTGCTCGGTCGCCCTTGGCAGCATGGAGTACTCGGCTGTAATCCAGCCCTTTCCTTCCCCTCTCATGAAAGGCGGGACTCTGTCTTCAATGCTGGCAGTACAAATGACCTTTGTATCCCCTACAGAAATAAGCACTGAGCCTTCGGGATGTTTCAAATAATTAGTTTCTATATGTATCGGCCTTAACTGCAGCGGTTCCCTGCCATCATAACGCATTTTTACTTCCTCCCTGTAATCCGGTTTTAGTTTGCAAACAATAAAGAAGAGGCGGCCGTAATGCCAACCACCTCTCTTTTCCCTATATAGTATATCAAAAAATGATTTTTAAAAACTGCCCGTATTAACTTTTTGCGGGCGGGTGACCGGCTCGGTCAGCTTTTTCCCGTCCTCTTTTACAAGCTCAGCTTTGCCGTTTACCTGTATCGAAACCTTATCGATTCCTTCCTGCTCGGTCAAGGTAAGGACAAGCGCATCAAGGAGATGCTGGGAGATGACCTTCTCCTCTTCTTTGTAACTTCCGTAGACTGCGTCATTGAAATTCAGGACGGCAGTTCCGTTTTCAACTTTCGGTTTATCGACAAGTTGGACCTTGCTTAAAAAGTCGCTGTCAAGACTTGAAGAGGAAGGACCTTTCGCAAGCTCCATGACAGCCGCTTCGATATTCGTTTCAACTGTATTGCTTACCCGGCGTGTGACCGGCACATAGTAGTAGGCTCCTTCGTCCCCGCCAATGTAATAAACGGTGACTGGCCGTGTGTTCATAATATCCATTACATTTGTGGTATCCATATTGATCCCTGAAGTCCGGGAGAGATTTTCACTGATAGGCGTACCATTAACAGGCATCTCGTTCAGTTCGTGGCCGTTCATTTTTAATTTTACTTTTTTGATCGAGTCGAACTGGGTCAAAGTCCAGGTAACCGCGTCAAGGATGCGCTGCTCATCCTCAGGCTGATAATTTTTGAATTCCTTTGAAAAATTCACTACTGCTGTCCCATCTTTTTTCATATCCACCGAAACCTCAGTATCTGCAGGAAGGACGGCCCGGAAACCGTTCGGGAGCATTTCTGATACCGGCCCGTTTTCCACGAGATGCTCCAAGGCTTGTTTAGCCACTGCGGTTTTCTTTGGAAGGCTGAGTGTTTGGGAAACTACATAGCCGTTTTTATCAATTAGATAAAGTTCAGTCTTCACAGTGCCTTCCGTTTCAGTTGCCTCTTTATCTTGAGTGGAACTGGCAAGGCCGCTGTCCTTCGTATACGCTGTACTTTTGGGCGGGTCGATTTTTTTTACGGTTTCCGTTCCGAACAGGCCGCATCCTGAAAGCAGAACAGCTGATACGAGAACAACGGATCCGAGCACTCCCTTTTTATTTGTGGACATGAAAATCCCTCCTGAGACAGTTTGTACTACATGTATACGAGCCTCCGGGAAATTTAGACCAGCTTGTTTCAAATGGAAGAATTTTTTTGCAAAAATAAAAAAGCCCCAAAAGGAGCTTTGCGGCTTAATCGAGTGTAATGGTCTTTACATTTTTAACATCATATCCAAGCCATTTAGAGGCGATCCCGGCAAAAATCACATCTGAACCGGTTGTGTAAAATTCGTGTTCAGGCTTCCGGTTCCTGTGTGCAAGCATGCCTTTATAATCGAGAATGGTGCTTGCTTCCCGGGCAGTTTCATCCCCAGAGCTGATTACTTTGACCTTTTCTCCCATGACCGCCTTAATGAGAGGCTCAAGGAGAGGATAATGGGTGCACCCAAGAATGAGTGTATCGAGCTTTTCACCAACGAAAGGTTCAAGTGATTCCACTACCATCCTTTCGGCAAGTTCGCCTTCCACCTCGCCACTTTCCACAAGAGGTACGAATTTCGGGCATGCCAGGCTTTTTACGGATACCCTGCTGACGAGTGACTTCAATGCTCTTTCATAGGCACCGCTCTTAACGGTTCCTATTGTACCAATGACCCCAATATGATAGTTATTCGTATTTTTAATGGCAGCCCTGGCACCTGGATAAATGACGCCGATCACCGGGATTTTCAACTCGCTGCGTATATCATCCAGAACCGCGGCTGTCGCGGTATTGCAGGCAATGATAAGCATTTTTATTTTCTTTTTCAATAAAAAGCGTGTCAATTGCCATGTAAATTTCTTAACTTCACCGACCGGGCGTGGTCCATATGGGCATCTTTTCGTATCACCAAGATAGATAATTTTTTCGTTCGGAAGCTGCTTCATCACTTCCCTGGCGACAGTCAGCCCCCCTACGCCCGAATCAATGATTCCGATTGGCTGTTTCAAACATCTCGCCTCATTTTTCTCGCATTTCATGATGCAGTTTAGTCATGTTGCTATGCAAAACCCTGATTTCCTCGGAGGAAAAGTTCTTTAAAATATCCTGCAGATATTCCTGCCGCTTTTTGATTACCTCATCGATAATCCTTCC is a genomic window containing:
- a CDS encoding tyrosine-type recombinase/integrase, with product MASFIKRGKTWQYTVSAKPKPIRKGGFATKKEAMVAAAEIEANLQKGMVSLRFKKIPFDEYFESWLNLYKPDIGLNTRERYLVTLETIKKDFGGIAIQDITKRYYQAFLNEYGSSRGLATSKKINTHIRACVKEAIDEGLIKTDFTRGVKLTGKAAKRPEEKHMDYLESKRLLKRLYQTIEEGAATIATYLLLLGLTSGMRFAEMVGLTRNDFDFDDNTISITKTWGYTKKMHVGWGPTKNDQSVRKIKMDSRTMRAFKALFDSTPDNITRLVFYSPQSKYRVFSNGGANKALVGILKELKIEPINIHGLRHTHASVLLYKRVSIYYVAERLGHADTTVTQSTYAHIVKELRKEDEQKTVTVFEKMVG
- a CDS encoding metallophosphoesterase, translated to MKRILIASDSHGLTKPLQDIRERHPEVSLFIHCGDSELPREDASLEGYVPVGGNCDFYPGFPDDELIEIAGKKIFVTHGHRYSVKSTLMNLQYKAEQLGADIACFGHSHLLGAEMSGGILFLNPGSIRLPRGRRERTYLIIGLGPDEVEVRVYDLDNGEIPELQRVFTVMG
- a CDS encoding XTP/dITP diphosphatase — its product is MKEVLIATKNRGKAKEFEAIFAKRGIKVLTLLDFPGAPDVEETGTSFAENAVLKAEEISRKLGTAVIGDDSGLAVDALEGRPGIYSARYAGEQKDDEANIDKVLAELLDTPDEERTAKFHCALAMAVPGKETIIVEGSCEGIILPERRGTNGFGYDPIFYVPELGRTMAELEKEEKNAISHRANALKKLEALLDAGGAGAGL
- the rph gene encoding ribonuclease PH, with translation MRYDGREPLQLRPIHIETNYLKHPEGSVLISVGDTKVICTASIEDRVPPFMRGEGKGWITAEYSMLPRATEQRNIRESSKGKVSGRTMEIQRLIGRALRAVVNLEAIGERTVWIDCDVIQADGGTRTASITGAFVAMALALNGLVEKKAMSSFPVTDFLAATSVGILGDGQAVLDLNYVEDSSAAVDMNVVMTGNGEFVELQGTGEESTFSRSQLAQMLEAAEVGLVELFEKQKNALGEVISGKIEAKRRN
- a CDS encoding GerMN domain-containing protein, with the translated sequence MSTNKKGVLGSVVLVSAVLLSGCGLFGTETVKKIDPPKSTAYTKDSGLASSTQDKEATETEGTVKTELYLIDKNGYVVSQTLSLPKKTAVAKQALEHLVENGPVSEMLPNGFRAVLPADTEVSVDMKKDGTAVVNFSKEFKNYQPEDEQRILDAVTWTLTQFDSIKKVKLKMNGHELNEMPVNGTPISENLSRTSGINMDTTNVMDIMNTRPVTVYYIGGDEGAYYYVPVTRRVSNTVETNIEAAVMELAKGPSSSSLDSDFLSKVQLVDKPKVENGTAVLNFNDAVYGSYKEEEKVISQHLLDALVLTLTEQEGIDKVSIQVNGKAELVKEDGKKLTEPVTRPQKVNTGSF
- the racE gene encoding glutamate racemase, which translates into the protein MKQPIGIIDSGVGGLTVAREVMKQLPNEKIIYLGDTKRCPYGPRPVGEVKKFTWQLTRFLLKKKIKMLIIACNTATAAVLDDIRSELKIPVIGVIYPGARAAIKNTNNYHIGVIGTIGTVKSGAYERALKSLVSRVSVKSLACPKFVPLVESGEVEGELAERMVVESLEPFVGEKLDTLILGCTHYPLLEPLIKAVMGEKVKVISSGDETAREASTILDYKGMLAHRNRKPEHEFYTTGSDVIFAGIASKWLGYDVKNVKTITLD